One genomic window of Micromonospora sp. WMMD1128 includes the following:
- a CDS encoding right-handed parallel beta-helix repeat-containing protein, with translation MRRIRAWSMALAVATATALPGGAAQAAPEGPVTVYVDPTGPAALHGGQQRDGSAPERAVGSVAAAESVLRARGARDARVLLRGGVHHLTSPIRWSYAPRGGRVTFSTIPGTGAVVLDGSRMRSAAVPTSATGDDVGTAAAGYGMTLTSADSGVVVEGYTFQYFRNGGIRVAGKPGDRAGDIVIRGNTFQYLGDHYNANGTGTGYGGVHVTNSTGTRIEGNRFYYLANDDSPAAIHGVYLANYSNSSTIAGNRFGYVTGDPIRTRHNSKYNVADGNMFWRAGAYAIMSDWRFDSEDCGVGNVFKNNKVGDTSYNGDAWNEDPQGGIDPVRVRLWGHDDAKNANLGGCASDPVTFGGGNVYVSTRPW, from the coding sequence ATGCGCAGAATCCGTGCCTGGTCGATGGCGTTGGCGGTCGCGACCGCGACCGCTCTGCCCGGAGGTGCGGCCCAGGCCGCGCCGGAGGGCCCGGTGACCGTCTACGTGGACCCGACCGGGCCGGCCGCCCTCCACGGTGGTCAGCAGCGGGACGGAAGCGCCCCCGAACGGGCGGTGGGTTCGGTGGCCGCGGCCGAGTCGGTCCTGCGGGCCCGAGGTGCGCGCGACGCCCGGGTCCTGCTGCGGGGCGGCGTCCACCATCTCACCTCCCCGATCCGGTGGAGTTACGCCCCGCGCGGCGGCAGGGTGACCTTCTCGACCATCCCGGGCACCGGCGCGGTGGTGCTCGACGGATCGCGGATGCGGTCGGCGGCCGTGCCGACGTCGGCCACGGGGGACGACGTCGGCACGGCCGCAGCCGGCTACGGCATGACGCTGACGTCCGCCGACAGCGGCGTGGTGGTGGAGGGCTACACGTTCCAGTACTTCCGCAACGGGGGCATCCGGGTCGCCGGGAAGCCGGGGGACCGGGCCGGCGACATCGTCATCCGGGGAAACACGTTCCAATACCTGGGGGACCACTACAACGCCAACGGTACGGGCACGGGCTACGGCGGTGTCCACGTGACGAACTCGACCGGCACCCGGATCGAGGGAAACCGCTTCTACTACCTTGCCAACGACGACAGCCCGGCCGCCATTCACGGGGTCTACCTCGCCAACTACAGCAATTCGAGCACCATCGCCGGGAACCGGTTCGGCTACGTCACCGGCGATCCGATCCGGACCCGCCACAACAGCAAGTACAACGTCGCCGACGGGAACATGTTCTGGCGGGCCGGCGCGTACGCCATCATGAGCGACTGGCGCTTCGACAGCGAGGACTGCGGCGTGGGTAACGTGTTCAAGAACAACAAAGTGGGTGACACGTCCTACAACGGGGACGCGTGGAACGAGGATCCGCAGGGGGGCATCGACCCGGTCCGGGTCCGGTTGTGGGGCCACGACGACGCGAAGAACGCGAACCTCGGTGGCTGCGCGAGCGATCCGGTCACGTTCGGCGGCGGCAACGTCTACGTGAGCACGCGCCCCTGGTGA